The genomic region tttaatttttaattaatttcaacttaattctgaattaatttcaatttaattcTTAATTAATGTTACTgacttttaattaattaatttaacgATTTTTACTGCATCTTAATTTTAATAACCTCCAGGAACAGTTACAAATTAGAACAAATTTTAATCAACTTTAGCTATTTTTATGCtgaattttttccctattattCTAGAATTCTCTTCCAGCATGTTGATCTTCTATCCAGGTGGGAttctcccaaaaaaaccccaggaattcGCGCTCACCTCGCGGCTCCGGGGCAGCTCCACGTGCTCCATCAGCGAGTAGGTGAAGTGCGGCTCGTAGATCATCAGGTCGGGGCGCTCGATGTCCAGGATGGCTT from Serinus canaria isolate serCan28SL12 unplaced genomic scaffold, serCan2020 HiC_scaffold_570, whole genome shotgun sequence harbors:
- the LOC103824514 gene encoding dematin isoform X2, with protein sequence MERLQKPLTSPGSVCSSRGSSVPGSPSSIVAKMDNEVLGYKDLAAIPKDKAILDIERPDLMIYEPHFTYSLMEHVELPRSREVSANSWGFFGRIPPG